A section of the Engystomops pustulosus chromosome 3, aEngPut4.maternal, whole genome shotgun sequence genome encodes:
- the FAM110C gene encoding protein FAM110C, producing MPTEVMSAVRMQPISQLQHHSPVLPIRLLTRGPDYLRRQMETGTPARSTLSAVERLAADKAKYVKSQKVAGTGGSSGSESSTASSSGGSSKEAEGAPVRRGSRRLVRPDSLLIYRHKNRGEAAEEARSGLVRRLFLGSVKEKPLPPPSPRKERSTGLHRSQSDISSRYSRSFSDFDTFFKYCGLEPEVVEELGKDRFCSAPEDPLDIGAGHRLRSASVATSDSGFSRRSGAEGSNGGQQDDEPLSGHLPGNNCNTSVIERNARIIKWLYSCKKAKETRGASPDLP from the coding sequence ATGCCCACAGAGGTGATGAGCGCGGTGAGGATGCAGCCCATCTCCCAGCTGCAGCACCACAGCCCGGTGCTGCCCATACGGCTGCTCACCCGGGGACCCGACTACCTGCGGCGGCAGATGGAGACCGGCACCCCCGCCCGGAGCACCCTTAGCGCCGTGGAGCGGCTGGCAGCGGACAAGGCCAAGTACGTGAAGAGCCAGAAGGTGGCGGGCACCGGGGGCAGCTCCGGCTCCGAGAGCAGCACTGCCAGCAGCTCCGGGGGCAGCAGCAAGGAGGCCGAGGGCGCCCCCGTGCGGAGGGGCAGCAGGAGGCTGGTGCGGCCGGACTCCCTGCTCATCTACAGACACAAGAACCGCGGGGAGGCAGCGGAGGAGGCCAGGAGCGGGCTGGTCAGGAGGCTCTTCCTGGGCAGTGTCAAGGAGAAGCCCCTACCGCCCCCTAGTCCCAGGAAGGAGAGGTCAACAGGTCTCCACCGTTCCCAATCCGACATCAGCTCCAGGTATTCCCGCTCCTTCTCAGACTTTGACACCTTCTTCAAGTACTGCGGCCTGGAGCCCGAGGTGGTGGAGGAGCTGGGCAAGGACCGCTTCTGCTCCGCCCCCGAGGATCCCCTGGACATTGGCGCTGGGCACCGCCTCCGCAGTGCCAGCGTAGCCACATCAGACAGTGGCTTCAGCCGCCGTAGCGGGGCAGAGGGCAGCAATGGCGGGCAACAGGACGACGAACCCTTAAGTGGGCACCTCCCCGGCAACAACTGCAACACGTCGGTCATCGAACGCAACGCCAGGATCATCAAGTGGCTGTACAGTTGTAAGAAGGCCAAGGAGACTCGGGGGGCATCGCCTGACTTACCCTGA